From one Tsukamurella tyrosinosolvens genomic stretch:
- a CDS encoding energy-coupling factor transporter transmembrane component T family protein, translating to MSRATTLVLRPLPRRSYLHDLWAGTKLLAVAAISVVLTIDPSWPVVGLFAALLVIAAAAARIPLSVVPSVPRWVLVVVLIGGCLMAASGGPPHVQLGAVTVGLGGLLNLLRIVLLGLVLLGAGALIAWTTDPADVAPAVARLTRPLRAVRVPVDEWAVTLALALRTFPLMTDEFRTLSAARRLQPPPAVKRSRRADLVDLCVAAMVVSLRRATEMGEAIAARGGTGRLVVRAAGPGRIDALAGLVVLAVCALALAL from the coding sequence GTGAGCCGGGCCACGACGCTGGTACTGCGGCCGCTGCCGCGGCGTTCCTACCTGCACGACCTCTGGGCCGGCACGAAACTGCTCGCGGTGGCGGCGATCTCGGTCGTGCTCACGATCGATCCGAGCTGGCCCGTGGTCGGGCTGTTCGCCGCGTTGCTCGTCATCGCCGCCGCGGCGGCGCGGATCCCGCTCTCGGTGGTTCCGTCCGTGCCTCGGTGGGTGCTGGTGGTGGTCCTGATCGGTGGTTGTCTGATGGCCGCGAGCGGCGGCCCGCCCCACGTACAGCTCGGCGCCGTCACCGTCGGGCTGGGAGGGCTGCTCAACCTGCTGCGGATCGTCCTGCTGGGGCTGGTCCTGCTCGGCGCGGGCGCGCTCATCGCGTGGACCACCGACCCCGCCGACGTGGCGCCCGCGGTCGCGCGACTGACCCGGCCGCTGCGCGCCGTGCGGGTGCCGGTCGACGAGTGGGCCGTCACGCTCGCCCTGGCGCTGCGCACGTTCCCGCTGATGACCGACGAGTTCCGCACCCTGTCGGCGGCGCGGCGGCTGCAACCGCCGCCCGCGGTGAAGCGTTCCCGCCGCGCGGATCTGGTCGACCTCTGCGTCGCCGCGATGGTGGTCTCCCTGCGCCGTGCGACGGAGATGGGGGAGGCGATCGCCGCCCGCGGCGGCACCGGCCGCCTCGTCGTGCGCGCCGCGGGCCCCGGCCGCATCGACGCTCTCGCCGGCCTGGTTGTCCTCGCCGTGTGCGCCCTCGCACTCGCCCTCTAA